In one window of Methanosarcina vacuolata Z-761 DNA:
- a CDS encoding UbiX family flavin prenyltransferase has protein sequence MEITVGISGASGVQYGIRLLEVLEEKGIKTHLVLTDAAKQIIEIETDYIPEAVEKLATWSYAQKDFSAPIASGSYRTGGMVIAPCSMKTLAAVANGVSDTLLTRAADVCLKEERKLILMTRETPLSLIHIENMLKAKKAGASILPACPGFYSRPQTLEDLVDIMVGRTLDLLGVENEIYRRWQ, from the coding sequence ATGGAGATAACGGTAGGAATCAGCGGAGCTTCAGGGGTCCAGTATGGAATTCGCCTTCTTGAAGTACTGGAGGAAAAAGGAATAAAAACCCATTTGGTTTTGACGGATGCCGCAAAACAGATAATCGAAATTGAAACTGATTATATTCCAGAGGCAGTGGAAAAACTCGCAACATGGAGCTACGCCCAGAAAGATTTCTCAGCACCAATAGCCAGTGGCTCCTACAGGACAGGGGGAATGGTTATCGCCCCTTGCAGCATGAAAACTCTTGCAGCCGTTGCAAATGGGGTATCTGATACCCTTCTTACAAGAGCCGCAGATGTCTGCCTCAAAGAGGAGAGGAAACTAATCCTGATGACCAGGGAAACCCCGCTTAGCCTCATACACATCGAAAATATGCTCAAAGCTAAAAAAGCAGGAGCAAGTATCCTTCCAGCTTGCCCGGGATTTTATTCGAGACCCCAAACTCTTGAAGACCTTGTAGATATTATGGTGGGAAGAACTCTTGACCTGCTCGGGGTAGAAAATGAGATTTATAGACGCTGGCAATAA